CTGATCGCCGGATGCCGGCCTTCCCCGTGCGCGGCCGGGCATGGGACTATTCCGCCCAGGTCTATTGCCTGCTGGCCAGGGTTGCCCGACGGGCAAGCGCCATCCCGCCCGGCGCGCCGTTCTTTCCCGGGTTGGCGCGGGTTGTCTTGTTATATCAAGTGCGGTTCAAGGCACGGGCGGACGGCGCGGCATGTCGAACTGCTTCATGCCACATCCTTGGACACGATTGTATATTGCAATCGGCACGCGCCGGCGCGGCGGCCGGTCAGATCACCCAGTCGGTGAACTCTTCCAGCAGCGCCTCCTTGGATTTGCGCGGGCGGACGATCGAGGACGCGTCGCCTTGGTAATAGACGATGCTGTTGGCCGGGATGGACTGCATCAGCCAGACATTCGAGCCCACGATGGTGTTCTCGCCGATCACCGTCTCGCCGCCGAGAATGGTCGCGCCGGGATAAACGATGACGTTGTCGCGCAGCTCGGGGTGGCGCTTCACGCCCTTGACCGGGTTGCCTTTCTCGTCGGTGAGAAACGATTTCGCCCCGAGCGTCACACCCTGGTAGATTTTGACGTGGTTGCCGATGCGCGCCGTCTCGCCGACGACGACGCCCGTGCAATGGTCGATGAAGAAATGCGTGCCGATGTCCGCGCCGGGATGGATGTCGGTGCCGGTGCGTTCGTGCGCGTATTCCGTGAGCATGCGCGGGATGAGCGGGATGTTGAGCTTGTAGAGGATGTGCGCGATGCGCTGGAGCGAGATGACCAGCACGCAGGGGTAGGCGAGGATGATTTCCTCCAGGCTGCGGGCGGCGGGGTCGCCGTCGTAGGCGGCGGCGACATCGGTTTGCACGATACGGCGCAGCGCGGGCAGGCGCGAGAGGAACTCCGTCGTGACCTCGCGGGCGCGTTCGGCCGGCCGCGGGGCGCGGGCGAAGCGGAGGGCCTTTTCGATTTCGGCGGCCAGGCGCGTCTCGATGCGGGTGAGGAGCGAGTCGACGAGCGCGGGCACGTTTTTTTTGGTGACGCCGGTTTCGTCGAAAAACCCGGGGAAAAGCAGGTGCATGCAATCGCGCGCGAGCTGGTTGACGGACTCCTCGCCCGGGAGGTTGATGCCGTCGAAGTGGTTGATGCCGCCGTCGGTTTCGTAGGAGGCGAGCAGATCGCGTTTGATGTCGTCGTGCGTCATGGAGAGCGTCGCATATGCGGAGGGTTGTTTTTTACGAGACGGGGGGCAGGGTCAAAACCCATTTTGAAAATTCTCGATTTCCGGGCTTTACAAGACGCGTCGCATCTTGCTTATTCCGCCTTCCCGTTACTGGAAACGCTCAGGTGGTGGAATTGGTAGACACACACGTTTGAGGGGCGTGTGCCGCAAGGCGTAAGGGTTCGAGTCCCTTCCTGAGCACCAGTTTTCAGAAGCGAGGCAGCGTTCCTTCCCATTGACTTTCCCATGCGCGCCGGCCAAGTTCGGCGTCCTCATCCCTGAAAGG
This genomic stretch from Termitidicoccus mucosus harbors:
- a CDS encoding serine O-acetyltransferase; translated protein: MTHDDIKRDLLASYETDGGINHFDGINLPGEESVNQLARDCMHLLFPGFFDETGVTKKNVPALVDSLLTRIETRLAAEIEKALRFARAPRPAERAREVTTEFLSRLPALRRIVQTDVAAAYDGDPAARSLEEIILAYPCVLVISLQRIAHILYKLNIPLIPRMLTEYAHERTGTDIHPGADIGTHFFIDHCTGVVVGETARIGNHVKIYQGVTLGAKSFLTDEKGNPVKGVKRHPELRDNVIVYPGATILGGETVIGENTIVGSNVWLMQSIPANSIVYYQGDASSIVRPRKSKEALLEEFTDWVI